The following coding sequences lie in one Zingiber officinale cultivar Zhangliang chromosome 2B, Zo_v1.1, whole genome shotgun sequence genomic window:
- the LOC122046445 gene encoding plant intracellular Ras-group-related LRR protein 3-like, giving the protein MDPNPNSFPILSYVMSRLPKVASFKHAQSPLVHGDIEQPSTPDRSRLHRDDEVELMERLPLLQQPALISSMAASVADVAQARAVLRTLGDRPDHEVVDAARARVASIDDELDRQLEEIEGAEREEFRARKEREKVALRAVIQLDEMHEAYGRLLREAEARLVKMYDAGRAEDNKEGSAMVQEEGKEVNEKVIAVLREGTDMGSDRVDLSGQQLMYLPEAFGKLRGLISLNLSDNLLEAVPDAIAGLECLEELRLSSNSLITLPDSIGLLLKMKILDVSGNKLKSLPDSISKCRSLVELDASYNELAYLPTNIGYELQNLQKLRIHLNKLRSLPTSICEMISLLLLDANFNQLRGLPHAIGKLINLEILNLSRNFSDLQELPATFGHLISLRELDLSNNQIHALPDTFGQLDKLTKLNLDENPLVIPPMEVVIQGVEAVKEYMSKRWQDMLLAEERKSTSDANSPTQVGWLTRSTSWLNTWVEGVSEGVAEYFGAGQESHRDSYLDQQL; this is encoded by the exons ATGGATCCCAACCCCAACTCCTTCCCCATTCTCTCCTACGTCATGTCTCGCCTCCCCAAGGTCGCCTCCTTCAAGCATGCCCAGAGCCCCCTCGTTCACGGCGACATCGAGCAGCCTTCTACCCCCGACCGCTCCCGCCTCCACCGCGATGACGAGGTTGAGCTGATGGAACGTCTTCCCCTCCTCCAGCAGCCGGCCCTCATCTCCTCCATGGCCGCCTCCGTGGCCGACGTCGCCCAGGCCCGCGCCGTGCTGCGCACCCTCGGCGACCGCCCCGACCACGAGGTGGTCGACGCCGCTCGTGCCCGGGTCGCTTCCATCGACGACGAGCTCGACCGGCAGCTCGAGGAGATCGAGGGGGCCGAGAGGGAGGAGTTCAGAGCCagaaaagagagggagaaggTCGCTCTGCGCGCCGTGATTCAACTGGACGAGATGCACGAGGCGTATGGGAGGCTTCTGAGGGAGGCCGAGGCGAGGTTGGTGAAGATGTATGATGCCGGTCGTGCTGAGGACAATAAGGAGGGTTCTGCGATGGTGCAGGAGGAGGGAAAGGAAGTGAACGAGAAGGTGATTGCTGTACTGCGAGAAGGGACGGACATGGGTTCCGATAGGGTGGATTTGTCTGGACAACAACTGATGTATCTACCCGAGGCATTTGGGAAGCTGCGAGGCTTAATCTCTCTCAACTTGTCCGACAATCTGCTCGAG GCTGTTCCAGATGCTATAGCAGGGTTAGAATGTCTGGAGGAACTGAGACTGTCCTCCAACAGCCTCATTACACTGCCTGATTCCATTGGACTGTTGCTCAAAATGAAGATTCTTGATGTATCTGGTAACAAGCTCAAATCTTTGCCAGATAGCATCTCAAAATGCAG GTCCTTGGTTGAGCTGGATGCAAGTTATAACGAACTAGCTTATCTGCCAACTAATATAGGATATGAGCTGCAGAATCTACAGAAACTACGGATCCACCTCAATAAACTACGCTCTCTTCCCACATCCATCTGTGAGATGATATCGCTGCTCCTTTTGGATGCTAACTTCAATCAACTTCGAGGACTTCCACATGCCATTGGGAAATTAATAAATCTCGAGATATTGAATCTTAGTAGAAACTTCAGTGACCTACAAGAGCTCCCTGCTACTTTCGGCCATCTGATCAGCCTTAGGGAACTTGATCTTAGTAACAATCAGATTCATGCATTGCCTGATACATTTGGCCAGCTAGATAAGTTGACCAAGCTTAATTTGGATGAAAACCCATTAGTCATCCCCCCGATGGAAGTTGTAATCCAAGGTGTTGAAGCAGTGAAGGAATACATGTCAAAGAGGTGGCAGGATATGCTGTTAGCAGAAGAGAGGAAGAGTACCTCGGATGCAAATTCACCCACTCAAGTTGGTTGGTTGACCCGCAGCACGTCATGGCTAAACACTTGGGTTGAAGGAGTTTCTGAAGGTGTTGCAGAGTACTTTGGTGCGGGGCAAGAGTCCCACCGAGATTCATATCTTGACCAGCAGCTGTGA